A genomic region of Pseudomonadota bacterium contains the following coding sequences:
- a CDS encoding WecB/TagA/CpsF family glycosyltransferase, with protein sequence MTKERIHLLGVPVDPVTMDDAVERARLWLDAGEQGNILAVNPEKVIRAREDAEVQGFLTGAKLLIPDGIGVVLGARWLGLGRFDRVAGADLMPRLCQLAAERGDGVFLYGASDEVNRAASEHLKQRFPNLIVAGRSHGFVQAEQMPQLIEHINQSGAQFVFVALGSPRQERWMQRHMPMLDARVFQGVGGTLDVLSGAVTRAPRLFQALHLEWLFRLLSNPRRLLRQTALPRFLFDIMKARFGRR encoded by the coding sequence ATGACAAAAGAGCGAATTCACCTGTTGGGTGTGCCGGTGGATCCGGTCACGATGGACGATGCGGTTGAGCGGGCCCGGCTGTGGCTGGATGCGGGTGAGCAGGGCAACATCCTAGCCGTCAATCCTGAGAAGGTGATTCGCGCCCGAGAGGATGCGGAGGTGCAAGGATTTTTGACCGGCGCCAAGCTCCTAATCCCCGATGGTATCGGCGTGGTGCTCGGTGCACGATGGCTTGGCCTCGGCCGCTTCGATCGCGTGGCGGGTGCGGACTTGATGCCGAGACTTTGCCAATTGGCCGCTGAGCGAGGCGACGGTGTGTTCTTGTACGGTGCCAGCGATGAGGTGAATCGAGCGGCCAGTGAACATCTCAAACAGCGCTTTCCGAATCTGATTGTCGCCGGCCGCAGCCACGGCTTCGTGCAAGCAGAGCAGATGCCGCAGTTGATTGAGCACATCAACCAAAGTGGCGCTCAATTTGTCTTTGTGGCATTGGGTAGTCCGCGCCAGGAGCGTTGGATGCAGCGCCATATGCCGATGCTTGACGCGCGCGTGTTTCAGGGCGTAGGCGGCACCTTGGATGTACTGTCTGGCGCGGTAACGCGAGCGCCGAGGCTGTTCCAGGCGCTGCATCTCGAGTGGTTGTTTCGGCTCCTGAGTAACCCTCGACGATTATTGCGCCAGACCGCCTTGCCGCGCTTTTTGTTCGACATAATGAAGGCCCGATTTGGGCGTCGCTGA
- the xrtD gene encoding VPLPA-CTERM-specific exosortase XrtD codes for MTTQTSKIGGDRNGVFGLVALVVALLGLLLTYFDGLKFMVGEWSQEEYSHGYLIPAIAFFLLWQQRKALFDMRWRGAWSGFAPVLISTILFLMGELSALYVIIQYAFLGSLIGLILAAIGWRGMRYAWAPLLYLCFMIPLPDFLYNNLSAKLQLISSELGVAVIRFFDISVFLEGNVIDLGSYQLQVVEACSGLRYLFPLMSFGFLLAYMFKGPMWQRAIIFLITIPITVLMNSFRIGVIGVLVDRYGPSQAEGFLHDFEGWIIFMACVGILLLLMKVFMMFSKEPRSLRDTLSLDSGEDTTREQITQNGVFSVPFFASVALILATAIGSTYLDEREEIVPERERFTAFDMTINEWTGTNVPIESVYLDVLKLEDYLSAQFDNADQSASVNVWVAYYSTQRKGVAIHSPRTCLPGGGWKIETFETIAVDRVPGAVDETVNVNRTIMTQDKSRLLVYYWFKQRERNLTNEYAQKWYLFWDSLTRKRTDGALMRLIVSVPEGTDLAEQENRLQQFMRESYAPLVEYVPD; via the coding sequence TTGACGACACAGACCTCTAAAATCGGCGGAGACCGTAACGGCGTCTTTGGCCTCGTTGCCCTGGTGGTGGCGTTGCTCGGCCTTTTACTCACGTATTTTGATGGCCTCAAATTTATGGTTGGGGAGTGGTCACAGGAAGAGTATAGCCATGGCTATCTGATTCCAGCGATCGCTTTTTTCCTGCTTTGGCAACAGCGCAAGGCGCTATTCGATATGCGTTGGCGCGGCGCTTGGTCAGGGTTTGCACCCGTGCTCATCAGCACGATTCTCTTCCTCATGGGCGAGCTCAGCGCGCTTTATGTGATCATTCAATACGCGTTTCTTGGATCGCTCATCGGATTGATTCTGGCGGCGATCGGCTGGCGTGGCATGCGCTACGCGTGGGCACCCTTGTTGTACCTCTGTTTCATGATCCCGCTGCCCGATTTTCTCTACAACAATCTGTCGGCCAAGCTCCAGCTCATTTCGTCTGAGTTGGGTGTGGCGGTCATTCGATTCTTTGACATCAGCGTGTTCCTTGAGGGTAACGTCATCGACCTCGGGTCCTATCAACTTCAAGTGGTCGAAGCGTGCAGCGGCTTGCGCTACCTCTTCCCGCTTATGAGTTTCGGGTTTCTGCTGGCGTATATGTTCAAGGGCCCAATGTGGCAACGGGCGATTATCTTCCTTATCACCATTCCCATTACTGTGCTGATGAACAGCTTTCGTATCGGTGTGATCGGTGTGCTGGTGGACCGCTATGGTCCGAGCCAGGCCGAGGGCTTTCTGCACGATTTTGAGGGCTGGATCATCTTTATGGCGTGCGTGGGTATTCTGCTGTTGCTCATGAAGGTTTTCATGATGTTTTCCAAGGAGCCGCGCAGCCTTCGTGACACGTTGAGTCTCGACTCGGGTGAGGACACGACGCGCGAACAGATCACGCAGAATGGTGTGTTCAGCGTTCCGTTCTTCGCATCGGTAGCGCTCATCTTGGCCACCGCAATCGGTTCTACGTATTTGGATGAGCGAGAGGAGATTGTGCCGGAACGCGAGCGCTTCACCGCCTTTGATATGACGATAAACGAATGGACGGGCACCAATGTGCCGATCGAAAGTGTGTATCTCGATGTACTCAAGCTTGAAGACTACTTGAGTGCTCAGTTTGATAACGCCGATCAAAGCGCTTCGGTCAACGTTTGGGTCGCGTATTACTCCACGCAACGTAAAGGCGTAGCGATTCACTCGCCACGTACCTGTTTGCCGGGTGGTGGCTGGAAGATCGAGACGTTTGAAACGATTGCCGTCGATCGTGTTCCAGGTGCTGTTGACGAGACGGTCAACGTCAATCGCACCATCATGACGCAAGATAAGTCGCGTCTTCTGGTGTACTACTGGTTCAAGCAACGCGAACGCAACCTCACGAATGAGTACGCGCAAAAGTGGTATCTCTTTTGGGATTCGTTAACGCGTAAACGCACGGATGGCGCGTTGATGCGACTGATTGTAAGTGTGCCGGAAGGTACGGATTTGGCCGAGCAGGAGAATCGGCTGCAGCAGTTCATGCGAGAATCGTATGCGCCGCTGGTCGAATACGTACCGGACTAA